The DNA region GCCGCCAAGGCCGGCGCGAAGGTCAGCATGCGCCTCGTCCCCGGGCAGAACCCCGCCCGCATCACCCGCCTGATCCAGGAGTACGTCCCGCAGATCGCCCCGCAGGGCGTGCACGCCGAAGTCCGCGAGCACCACGGCGGGCAGCCCGTGAAGTTCGACCTGAGCAGTCCCTACATCAAGGCCGCCGACCGCGCCCTGAAACGCGTGTTCGGCCGCGAGGCCGCGTTCGCCCGCACCGGCGGGAGCATCCCGATCGTCGCGGCGTTCAGCGCCATCCTGAAAGCCCCCGTGCTGCTGGTGGACATGGGCCTGAACGAGGACGCCCCCCACAGCCCCAACGAGAGCTTCGCGATCAGCGACTACCACAACGGCATCCTGACCAGCGCCTACCTGCTGGAAGAACTCGCGCAGTAAGGTGCCGCGCCTGAACCTCGGCTTTCTCGCCTCGCACGGCGGAAGCGCCGCGAAGCACCTGGTCGCCGCCTGCCACGCCGGCACGCTGAACGCCACGCCCCTGGCCCTGGTCAGCAACAACAGCCGCTCCCCCGCGCTCGCCTGGGCGCGGGAGGCTGGCCTGCAGACCGCGCACCTCAGCAGCGCCAAACATCCCGACCCCGCCACCCTCGACCACGCCATCCTCGCCTTCCTCACCACCGCCGGCGTGGACACCCTGGTCCTCAGCGGGTACATGCGCGAACTCGGCCCGCAGGTCCTCACGCACTACGCCGGGCGGATCATCAACATCCACCCCAGCCTGCTGCCCCGCCACGGCGGCCGCGGCATGTACGGCGACCGCGTGCACGAGGCGGTGCTTACCGCCGGGGACACCGAGAGCGGCGCGTCCGTGCACCTCGTCACCCAGGGCATCGACGAGGGCCCCGTCCTCGCCCAGACCCGCGTGCCCGTCCTGCCCGGCGATACGCTGGACACCCTGAAAGCCCGCGTGCAGGCCGTGGAAGGCGACCTTATGCTCCGGGCGCTGCAGGACCTGGCGCGGGGGTAAATCACGAGCGGTTTGACCGGAAGACCTGCGCCCAGGCGACGAACGGTAAGGAATGCGTCTGGGAGACGGACGCCGGCTCCTGCGCCGATATCCGCGCCGGGCCGGTCACTCGGCCGCTGGATGTACCGTTCCAGGGGCAGCCCCTGCGTATCCGGGACACCAGCTACCGCTGACTGTCTTTGTACCCGGCCGGTACAGCTGTAAATAGATATCTGCGCAGGCGGTGGCCTGAACCCGGACGTGTACGCCGTGTGTGACGTTCTCCCCAGGGGAACGTGGCCGATTACGGACACTGAGACCATAGACGCTGCTGAGATGGGGGCTGTCCTCCGGCCGGGAGCTTTAGCGTCGGGCAGGCGGCGACTGAGGCCCGGAAGGTGCAGCCGGCCGGTTCTGGGGGCGTGGCCTGGAGGGCCTTGGCAGCGACAACTTGAACCGCGTTCAACAATCTGGTCTTGTGGGGCGCATGACCCCACCCGAGCTCCCCGCCTTCGCCGCCGCCGCCGTGAAGGCGGCCCTGCATGCCATCCCCATGAACGCCACCGTGGGCGTGCGCATCACGGGGGTCGGGGTGGGCTGGGCGGCCGGCGAATGCCCGGACACGCCGCCCTTTCGCAACCACCTGGGCACCATTCATGCCGGGGCGCAGTTCCTGCTGGCCGAGGCGGTAAGCGGCGCGGCCTTCGCGGGCGCGTTCGCGCAGTACCTGAGCACCGCCGTGCCCCTGATCGAGAAACTGGACACGCATTACGTCGGCCGCGCCGTGGGCGACCTGACCGCCCGCGCCGAGTGCGACCCCGGGGACCTGCCGGCCGCGCACGCCGCGTTCGCCGCCGAGGGGCGCGCCCGCCTGACCGTGAAGGTCACCGTCCGGGACGGCGAGGACAAGCCTGTCATGGAAGCCCTGGCCCACTGGTACCTGCGGGACCGGCCGGCCGCCCCGGCGCCGCAGGACTGAAGCGTTCCGCCCGTCCCGACCGGCTGACCTCCCCCCGCGCGGGCCGGCGGGGGAGGTCACACGCCCCCACGCCCCGGCGTAGTCTGCGGGCATGAGCGTCATGCTTCTCGACCACATGGGCATCGCCACCCCCGACCTGGACCAGGGAAGCGCCCCGTACCTCGCGCTGGGCCTCACGCCGGACGGCCCGGACGAACTGGTGCAGTCGCAGGGCGTGAACGTCCGCGTGTTCCGGGTGGGGCAGAGCATGATCGAACTGCTCGCCCCGGCCCGCCCGGACAGCGCCATCGCGCGGTACCTGGAGAAGAACCGGCCCGGGCTGCATCACACCGCGTACCGCGTGGCGCACCTGGATGCCGAGGTGGAGCGCCTGCGGGGCCTGGGCGCCACGTTCCTGAGCGAGCAGCCCGGCCCGGGCCTGCACGGCACGCGGGTGATCTTCCTGCACCCGAAGTGGGGCCAGGGCACCCTGATCGAGCTGGTGGAACACCCGGCCGGCGGGACCGGGCATTGAGTCAGGGCCGCCGGGGCCGCTGGTGGCTGACCAGCGGCCTGATCGCTGCCGGCATCTGGGTCGTGAGCGGCATGAGCGACACGCCCGGCCCGGGCCTCGCGCACCCGTGGGACTGGGCGGCGCACGGCGTGACGTACCTCGCGCTGGCGTTCAGCCTGACCCGGGCGACCGGGAGTGCCGGGGCGGCGCTGGCGTTGGCCGCGTGGTACGGCGCGCTGGACGAGGTGCACCAGTCCTTCGTGCCCGGCCGGGAGGCGGGCCTGCCGGACTGGCTGGCGGACGTGACCGGCGCGTGGCTGGGCGTGACGCTGGCCGGGTGGCGCCGCACTCCCGCGCCCCAGCCGGCCACCCCTGACTGACCCGGGCGGGCCAAGGCGGGTCGGAATTCTGTGCGGCGCGGCCCGCTAGTCTGCTCGCATGTCGTTCTCTCTGTCCGCCGCGTCTGCCCGGCCCCCCGGCACCCCGCCCGACCTGCAGGCCGCCCTGACCCAGTTGGACGGCGTGATCCTGGGCAAGGGCACGCAGGTGCGGCTGGCGGTGGCGTGCCTGCTGGCGCGCGGTCACCTGCTGATCGAGGACCAGCCCGGCGTGGGCAAGACCACCCTGGCGCACGCCCTGGCCCGCACCTTCGGGCTGGACTTCCGGCGGGTGCAGTTCACGTCCGACCTGCTCCCGGCTGACCTGCTGGGGGTGAGCATCTGGGACGCGGCGAGCAGCACCTTCCGCTTCCAGCCGGGCCCGGTGTTCAGCGAGGTGCTGCTCGCCGACGAGATCAACCGCGCCACGCCCCGCACGCAGGGCGCGCTGCTGGAGGCCATGGAGGAGCGGCAGGTGTCCGAGGGCGGCACCACCCGCCTGCTGCCGGACCCGTTCTTCGTGATCGCCACGCAGAACCCGGCGGCGTTCGTGGGCACCTCGCCGCTGCCGGAAGCGCAGCTGGACCGCTTCCTGCTCACGGTGACGCTGGGTTACCCGGACGTCCGGGCCGAGCGGCAGCTGCTGGAAACGGGCGGCCGCGGGCAGCGCGTGCGTGACCTCCCGGCGCTGCTGGGCGCCCCGGACCTGACCCGCATGGCCCGCGAGGTGGACGCCGTGCACGCCGCGCCGCCCCTGCTGGACTACGTGCAGGTGCTGGCCCGCGCCACCCGGGAACACCCGGCGCTGGAGGCCGGCCTGAGCCCCCGCGCGCTGCTGGCCCTGCTGTCCGTGTCGCGGGCGTGGGCGTATCTGCACGGGCGGGCCATGGTGCTCCCGGAGGACATCCAGGCGGTGTTCGCCCCGCTATGCGCGCACCGCCTGCCCCTGCGGGACGCGGGCGTGCGCGTGCAGGACGTCATCGACCGCGTGCTCGCGGACACGCCGATTCCCTGAGATGCGGCCGGCGCTCGGCGGTGTCCGCCCCACCCCGTTCGGGCTGTGGTTCCTGCTGCTGGTGCTGCTCACGCTGGTGGGCTGCATCAACTACAGCCTCAGCCTGGGTTACGGCCTGACCTTCCTGCTGCTGGGCGCATGGATGCTCGCGGGCCTGCACCTGGACCGCACCGCCCGGCTCGTCCGGGGCACCCTCCAGGCGGCCGGACCGGTCACCGCCGGACAGGTCGCGCCATTCACGCTGCAGCTGGCCGGCCTGTCCACCCGCGTGCCGTTGACCCTGACCGTGCGCGGCAGCCAGGGCCAGCGCGCCCGGCTGCGGCAGTCGGCGGGCGGCCCGGACCAGCCCGTCCTCCCCCTCAGGCTGTCCGCTCCGCTGCGCGGCCCGCTGACCGTGACCTCCGCCCGCCTGGTCCTGAGTGACGCTTTCGGGCTGTGGCACGTGGCGCGGCCCGTCACGCTGCCCGGCCCGGTCACCGTGTCCCCGGCCCCCACCCCCTCGGCCCTGCCGCCTGCCACCCCACACGCCGCCGGGGACGGCCAGCTCCGCCGCGTGCCCGGCCCGGACGAGTTCGCAGGCCTGCGGCCGTACCAGCCGGGGGACTCGCCAAGGCAGGTCTCCTGGCGGCACGCGGCCCGCACCGGGCAGCTCCTCACCCGTGAGACGGATGCCCCCGCCGGGCAGGCCCGCGTGCTGGACTGGGCCGACACGCGCGGCCCCACCGAGGCGCGCGTGTCGCAGCTGGCCGGCTGGGTGGAGGCCGCCCGAGTGACCGGCACGCCCTTCGCCCTGCGCGTCCCCGGTCACCCGGGGGCCTTCGGGGCGGGGGAGGCGCACGCGCAGGCGGCCCGCGCGATTCTGGCGCACCTGGACCCCCTGCCCGACCCGCCGAAGGTCGCGCCCGCCTCCACCGACGACCTCCCGGACGCGGGCGCGTGGACGACCACCCTGGCCGCTCTGGCGTTCGCGCTGGCACCACTGGTCCTGCGTCAGCCGCTGCTGATGAGCGTGCTCACGTTCGGGCTGCTGGGGTACACCTTCGCCCGTCTTCGGCGGTCCCTGCCGGCCCCGGGGCTCGCGGTGCTGGCGGGCGCGGCCGTGCTGGGCGGGGCATACCTGAACAGTGTGTACGGCACGCTGCTCGGCGTGGACGCCGGCACGGCCATGCTGGGCCTGCTGCTGGTCCTGAAGGCCGCCGAATCCCGCACCGGCCGGGACGCGCGGCTGCTGATCCTGCTGGGCCTGTTTCAGACCAGTACGCATTTCTTCGCCGGTCAGGGGCCGCTCACGGCGCTGCACACCGTGCTGGCCGCCGCGGGCCTGCTCGGCGCCGCGGCGCGTCTGACCTCGCCCGACGCCGCCTCCGGGCAGCCCGGGCTGCGGGTGGCCGGGCGGATGCTGGCGCTGGCCGTGCCGCTCGCCGCGCTGCTGTTCCTGCTGTTCCCCCGCCCGGACGGCCCGCTGTGGCGCCTTCCGCTGAGCGCCTCGGCGCAGACGGGCCTGGCGAACGAGATCACCGCCGGGGAGTACAGCGCCCTGGCACAGAACGACGCCGTGGCCTTCCGCGCCGATTTCGGCGGCACGCCCCCAGCGCCGGCTGAGCGGTACTGGCGCGGCCCGGTGTACGAGGCGTACGACGGGGTGCGCTGGACCCAGGTGCGCCTGAACGGCCCGAACCCCACGCTCACTCAGACCGGCCCGGCCGTGGGGTACACGCTCACGCTAGAACCGAACGGCACTCCGTGGCTGCCGGCGCTCGACACCCCCGTGGCGGTGCCGGCCGGTGCAGTCCTCACCACCGCTTTCCAGGCGGCCACGCGCCCCACCGGCGCCCGGTCCCGGTACCGCCTGAGCAGCGCGCCCGCCCGGCGAGGCGAACGGGAGGACCCGTTCCGGCTGGACCTGAATCTGCGCCGGCCGGCCGGGGAGAGCCCCCGCGCGGCGCAGTTCGGGGCGTCCTGGGCGGCGCTGCCCGCGCCGGAGCGGGTGCAGGCGGGCCTGGCCTTCCTCCGGCAGGGCGACTTCACCTACACGCTCACGCCGCCCACCCTGCCGGAACGGAACCGCGTGGACGCCTTCCTGTACGGCACCCGCCGCGGCTTCTGCGAGCATTACGCCTCGGCCTTCGCGTTCCTGATGCGCGCGGCTGGCGTGCCGGCGCGGATCGTGGGCGGATACCTGGGCGGGCAGGTGAACCCGGCCGGCAACTACCTGATCGTGCGCCAGCAGGACGCGCACGCCTGGGTGGAAGTCTGGCTGGCCGGACAGGGATGGGTGCGGGTGGATCCCACGGCCGCCATCGCGCCCGCCCGCGTGAACGCGAACGTCGGCACGGCCCTGACCCGCCCGCAGGCGAGCGCCGCGCCGGAACCGACCGCCCTGGCCCGCGCGCGGCTGGGGCTGGACGCCCTGCAGAACCGCTGGAACGACCTGGTCGTCGGGTACGACGGCGAGCAGCAGCGCAGCGCCCTGGCCCGCATCGGCGTGCAGGGCGCCGCCGCGCAGGTGGGCGCGCTGGCGGTGGGCCTGGTGCTGGCAGGCGCGATGGCGCTGTTTTTCCTGCGCCGGCAGACCGCGCCCCGCGACCCCATGCAGCGCACGCTGGACGACCTGACCCGCCGCACCGGGGAACCCCTGGGCCCCGGGGAGACGCTCAGCGCGTACGCGGAGCGGGTGGGGGCCCTGCGCCCGGACATGCGCCCCGGTTTGAGGCAGGTGCGGGACCTGTACCACGCGGCCCGCTACGCCCCGCAGCCGGGCGAGGCGGCCCTGCGCGCCCTGCGGGAGGCGGTGCGAAAGCTCCGCTGACTCCATTCGGGCGGGGACGCTCCGGTAGGATGGGCGGGTGAACGTTCAGCGGCTTCTCCTCTCGTCCGTCGCGGGCCTGTCGTCCGCCCTGATTGCGTACAGCGCGTTTTTCACGGGTGGGAACCTCGCGGGCGTCATGGCGTACCTGCGGCAGCGCGGCGCGGCCCGCCGACTGGAGGCGTCCGGGGCGGACGCCGCGCAGGTGCAGGCGGCCCGGGACCGGCTGCACGACCTGGGCCTGAGCATCGCCGACCCCGCTTACGCCGCGCAGATGATTCCCGTGGCCCTGCTGATCGGCTTGGCGGTGGGCCTGCTGATGTGGTGGCTGTTCGCCGGTCGCGTGAGCGGCGCGGCGCGCCCGGACGTGGAGGAACGCATGGTGCTGCGCCTCGCTCACCGACTTGGGGGGCAGTTCACGCTGACGCAGCTCACGGAGATCAGCCCCCTCAGTGCCGATCAGGCGCACGTGGTGACCGCGCGCATGCTTCAGGAGGGCCACCTGCGCCGCACCGAGGGCGGGTTCACGCTCGCATGAGCGCCTGGACGGCCGATCAGCTCGCGCAGCTGCTGCACGAGGCGAACGCGCATCCCTGGGAGAGCGTGCAGGCGGCCCTGGACGGCATCGAGGGCCAGCCGCACCCGCGCGTGGCGTGGCTCACCACGCACCTGTCCGTCACGAAACGCGAGTACGCCGCCCTGATCGCCGCCGCGGCCGGCGCCCCCACCCCGCCGGACGACGCGGGCCTGAGCGCCCTGATGGCCTGGGAGGTGGAGGCCGTGCGTGCCCTTACCTCCGCGCAGCTGGGCGCCCGCCTCACCCATGCGGGCGCGGACCTGAGCGTCGCGGACCTGATCCGCCTGAACGCCCGGCACACCGCGTGGCACGCCGGGCAGATCGCGGCGCTCAAGCCCCGCACCCGGATGGCCTGAGCGTGCCGGACGACCGCCCGTTCCTCACGCCGCCCAGCGCCGCGGGCCAGGAGGCCGGCGGGGCCAGTCCGGCCCCGCTGTTCGACCTGGCAGTGAACCGAGCGTGGCGCATCGTGCAGACGACCGGCCCGGCTGCCCTGGACGCTTGGCACGCCCGCACGCGGTTCGCGCGCCGGGTGCCGCTCAGCGTGATCCGCGCGCACCTCGCGTCCCGCCCGGCCGAGGGCGAGTGGCACTGGGAGGGCGGGGAGCACGGGGGCTGGGCGCCGGGCCGCTCCCTGTTCCCCTGACCAGCCTCAGCGCATCAGCGTCTGCGCGGCGACCTGCACCGCCCGGGTGATCTCCGCCTGGGGCAGATAGGGGAGACGGGTGTCCTCGGCGGCCAGGAACGCGTTGGCCGGCAGGTGCAGGAACCCGCACGGCACGGCCGCCCGGCCGCTGCGGTGCAGATGGTGCAGCGCGTGGAACATCACGGCGTTGCACACGTACAGGCCCGCGCTGTTGCTGATGCTGCCGGGAACCTCGGCGTCCCGCCACGCCGCCAGGAGGTCCCGCAGCGGAAGGGTGCTCAGGTAGGCGGCCGGCACGGCGGCCCCCTCCTCGCCGGGCGCGCACACGGGCGCGTCCCGGTAGGTCTGCCCGGTGTTGTCCGGAATGGGGAAGTCCATGACGTTCACCGCCACGCGTTCCAGCGTCACCTGCGGCCGGCCCGCTGCGAGCCCCGTGAGCAGCACCGCGCCGGGCTGGAGGCTGTCCAGCAGGGGCGTGAGTGCGGCCGCGGCGCCGCCCGGGTCCACCGGCAGCAGCGCCGCGTGCACCTGCCAGTCCCCCACGGTCAGGCCGTGCAGGGCCTCGGCGGCCTGGGCGCTGGGGTTCACGGGGTGCGTGTGAAACGGCTCGAAACCGGTGAGGAGCAGCGTGGGCATACGGGCCGCAGCATACGCCCACGTTCGCCGGGGCGCGCGCCCGGTATGCTCCCTCCATGCCGGAACTGCCGGAAGTGGAAACCACCCGCCGCAAGATCGAACCGCTGCTCAAGGGCCGCACCATCCTGCGCGTGCAGCACGACGCCCCGCACCGCTACGCGAACACGCACCTCGCGGAGGGCCGGCGCGTGCAGGGCCTGTCCCGTCGCGGCAAGTACCTGCTGCTGCAGCTCGCGGCCGCCGACGCCGCCGAGGACGACCCGCACGACCTGGAATTCATCGTGCACCTGGGCATGACCGGCGGATTCCGGCTGGAGAGCACCCCGCACACCCGCGTGACCCTCACCACCGACGGCGGCGAGCTGTACTTTCACGACCCGCGCCGGTTCGGGAAGATGGCGGTCGTGACGCCCGGCGCGTACGCCGGGATGCCCACCCTGGCCGGCATGGGCCCCGAACCCCTCTCCGACGACTTCCGCGAGGCCGATTTCGTGAAGGCCGCCGCGACCTGCGGCGCGGTGAAGCCCTGGCTGCTGTCCCAGAAGCCGGTGAGCGGCGTGGGGAACATCTACGCCGACGAGGCCCTCTGGGAAGCGAGGATTCACCCCGCGCAGACCCGCCTGAAGCCCGCCGAGGCGAAACGGCTGTACCACGCCATCCGCAGGGTCATGGGGGACGCCGTGAACGCGGGCGGCAGCAGCCTGGGGGACGGGCTGGGCAACTACCGCCAGCACGACGGTGAACCGGGCGGCTTCCAGGACCGCCACCACGCCTACGGCAAGGACGGCACCCCCTGCCCCCGCTGCGGCACGGACATCGCCAAGACGGTGCTCGCGCAGCGCGGCACGCACTACTGCCCGACCTGCCAGGTCCTGCGCCCCTAAACCCATCACCACGAAGAAGGCAGAGGACCAAAGCGGCGCCTCTGCCTTCTTTCTCGCGTCGTCTTAGCCCTGCTGGTGTTCCAGCGCGGCCTTCACGAAGCCCGCGAAGGGCGGGCTGGGCCGCATGGGCCGGCTCTTGAATTCCGGGTGGGCCTGCAACGCCACGAAGTACGGGTGCCCGGGAATCTCGATGCTCTCCACCAGGCCCGCGCCGCGGCCCTCCACCCCCGGGGTCACGCCGCTGATGTTCAGCCCGGCCTGCTTGAGTTCGCCCACGTAGGCGGGGTTCACCTCGAAGCGGTGGCGGTGGCGTTCCTTGACGGTGCCGCCCTGCGGAACGCCGTACAGCTCGGCGATCTTCGTGCCGGCGTTCAGCTGCATGGGCCAGTCGCCCAGGCGCATGGTGCCGCCCATGCCCTCGACTTCCAGCTGTTCGGGCATCAGGTCGATGACCTTGTGCGGGGCGTACTCGTCGAATTCGGCGCTGTTCGCGCCGGCGAGGCCGGCCACGTTGCGGGCGTACTCGATCACGGCGATCTGCATGCCCAGGCAGATGCCCAGGTACGGCACGCCGCGCGTGCGGGCGTACTCGGCCGCCCGGATCTTGCCCTCGATGCCGCGAATCCCGAAGCCGCCCGGAACGAGGATGCCGTCAGCGTCCCCGAGCTGTTTTTCCAGTTCGCCCTCGCCGGCCTCGGCGAGTTCCTCGGCGTTCACCCACTTGATGGTCACGCGGGCGTCGTTGGCGATCCCGGCGTGCGTGAGGGACTCCATCAGGCTCAGGTACGCGTCGGGCATGGCGGTGTACTTCCCGGCGATGGCGATCTTCACCTCGTTCGCGGGCTGCTTGATGGTGCGGACCGCGTGCGTCCACACGCCCAGGTTCGGCAGGGTGCGTTCCAGGCCCAGCAGGTCCTCCACGGCCTTCCCGAGGCCCTGCTCCTCCAGCGCCAGCGGCACCTCGTACACGTGCGCGACGTCGTAGCTGGAAAAGACCCGGTTCTCGCGCACGCTGGTGAACAGCGCGATCTTCTTCGTGATTTCCGGCGGGAGCTTTTCCTTGCTGCGGACCATCACGATGTCCGGCGCGATGCCGTATGAGCGCAGGGCCGCCACGCTGTGCTGCGTGGGCTTGGTCTTGAACTCGTGGCTGGTGCCCAGGTAAGGCACCAGCGTCAGGTGCAGGAACAGGACGTTCTCGTCGCCCTCGTCGAACTTGAACTGCCGGATCGCTTCCAGGAAGGGCAGGGACTCGATGTCGCCCACGGTGCCGCCCACCTCGATCAGCACGATCTCCGCCCCGGCGGTCTCGCCGGCGGCGCGGATGCGGCGCTTGATCTCGTCGGTGACGTGCGGGATGACCTGCACGGTCTGGGAGAGGTAGTCCCCGGCGCGTTCCTTGCGGATCACTTCCTGGTACACCTGCCCGGTGGTGATGTTGCTGCCCGGCGGAATGTCCAGGTCCAGGAAGCGTTCGTAGTTGCCGATGTCCAGGTCCGTCTCGGCGCCCGAGGCGGTCACGAAGCACTCGCCGTGCTCGTAGGGCCGCATGGTGCCCGCGTCGATGTTGATGTAGGGGTCGATCTTGACGGCCGTGACCTTATACCCGCGCGCCCGCAGGAGCGCGCCCAGGGAAGCGCTTGCCACGCCCTTCCCGAGACTGCTGACCACGCCGCCCGTAACGAAGATGTATTTCATGCCTGACCCGAAAGCGCCTGACCCCCGAGCCGGAAACGAGTGGGGCCAAAAACAAAAACCGGGGCGCTTCGGCCTCCGGGATTACAGGATACCACGCCCGCTCACCGATCCGGCTGCGGCACCCACACCACCGCCTCGTCCGCGTCCAGCGGCTCGTAGCGGGGCCACAACCGGTCGTAGGCCTCCGCGGGCAGATGCAGCGCGCCCGGCTCCCGGTTGCGCCGGGCGATGCGCGCCCGCGCCACGTCGGCCGGCACGCTCAGGGCGTACAGGGTCAGGGGAACCCCCAGCGCCGCCGCCTGCGCCCGCAGCGCGTCCCGGTGCCGGCGCGCCCAGAAGCCGTAATCCAGCACGACGTGCAGGCCCAGCGAGGCCGCGCGCGGCCACAGGCGGTCCAGCTCCGCCGTGACGCGGCGGGCCGCCCCGGGAAACTCCTCCGGCCCCAGGTCCGGGCCGTGCAGGGCGACCACCCACTCGTCCGTGTTGAACCGCAGGCCCGGCAGGTCCCGTTCCAGTTGCCGGGCGAAAGTCGTCTTGCCCGCGGCGAGAAAGCCGTGCACTGCGTGGATGTGCCCGGGCGCACTCACCGCGGCCAGAAGTGCCACAGGCCGTACGCGCCCAGCAGCAGGTGCAGCGCGAACTTCGCGCCCAGCCCCGTGAACAGGCCCACCACGGTGCCCCAGGTGGAGGCCAGCGCCTCGTTCACGGGCCGGCGCACCAGCAGCAGTTCCGCCAGGAACGCCCCGGCGGGCGGGCCCAGGAACAGGCCCAGCGGCGGCAGCAGCAGCCCGCCCACGATCCCGCCGGCCAGCGCGCCCCACATCGCCTGCCGGCTCCCGCCGTACTTCCGGGCGCCCCACGCGGACGCGGCATTGTCCACCACCATCGCCAGGACCGTCAGCAGCAGGAAGACCAGCAGGAACAGCCCGTCGGCGCCCCACTGGAAGCCGTCCAGCAACGCGGCCGTGGCCGCCCCCGCGAAGATGATCAGGGTGGCGGGCACCACCGGCAGGAAGGTGGAGCCCAGGCCGACCAGCCACACGATCAGGAACACCCAGAAGGGGAGACTCATACGGCGCAGAGTACGCGGCGCCGGCCCACTAGGTTCCCCACCCAGGGCACAACAGAAACCCCCACCGGGAAGGTGGGGGACTTTGGTTGCAGGGACAGGATTTGAACCTGCGACCTCCGGGTTATGAGCCCGACGAGCTACCAGACTGCTCTACCCTGCGTTACT from Deinococcus ficus includes:
- a CDS encoding AAA family ATPase; the protein is MALLAAVSAPGHIHAVHGFLAAGKTTFARQLERDLPGLRFNTDEWVVALHGPDLGPEEFPGAARRVTAELDRLWPRAASLGLHVVLDYGFWARRHRDALRAQAAALGVPLTLYALSVPADVARARIARRNREPGALHLPAEAYDRLWPRYEPLDADEAVVWVPQPDR
- a CDS encoding DUF456 domain-containing protein — protein: MSLPFWVFLIVWLVGLGSTFLPVVPATLIIFAGAATAALLDGFQWGADGLFLLVFLLLTVLAMVVDNAASAWGARKYGGSRQAMWGALAGGIVGGLLLPPLGLFLGPPAGAFLAELLLVRRPVNEALASTWGTVVGLFTGLGAKFALHLLLGAYGLWHFWPR